The genomic DNA AAGTattctgttttatgtgtttagaATCAATAAATATGAACTCTGTTGATTTCTTATCAAGCTGTTTTTGGTTCAGTAAATGTCTGCTGTTGTTTAGCCTGGTGATAGCAGTTGAGGAACAGGAGATTCATCGCTCTGGTTCCTGTCATATTTCAGATTTCATGCAAAAAATCttctggttgcagcttcttcaatgtgaggatttgaagcttttctgtgtcatgcATGATAATAAACGTGAATGTCTTTTAGCTTTTGAACTGttgatcaaataaaacaagatattaaAAGATGAGATCACGAGTTGAGGCACTTTTGTACAGGCAAAATGATTCATCAAGAACCTGCTAGCAGATGAATCTGTAATAGTCTATTTGCAACCCtcaaaggtttattttaatttgactcGGTGAGCTTAAAGTAACACCACACACCAATGGATCGACtatatttaaaaccaaaaatcCATTTACACAATGTTCTGCTGTCTGTAGAGAAAAGCAAcacagaaatattaaatatgaatattaatagATGCtctacagaaaaagaaaatcacttttCCCCCAGAATCTAATACTTTATTAATGTCTAGTTTATTTGAACAGTTTTACAGTACAGCTGTCATGAGATCACaggccaaaaaaagaaattcaatgaagattaatacaaaaaaaggcacaaattTCAACACAGTAACAACATGTAAGACTCTCTCTCTTATGTTTACAGTTTAAACTGTCTCCATGGTGACGGAGACCGCTGGGCTCAAGTCCTGTCTGTGTTTTGGCAGCACCTGGAAGTCCTCCTGATCAGTTTCTTTATGTTATCAATCCATCTATATATTTGTCATCCTGCCCATGATGTATATTTGTAATGTTCTTGTTTAGTCTGCTTTGTACACACAGCATCTATTTCCTGTCTGTCCGGCCTGGAAAAGGGACTCATCCTCCGCTGCTCTTCCTGACGTTTCTTCATATTCTTTCTGAatctagagctgcaatgattcattgattcgtaagttgaaagaaaaaaaaaaagtagcaatCCAAGTAcacttaaagtgatactgataccaactgagtacttcattcgatacccatcatgtgaataaaagcattaaattaaaccacagatgggttgtagctgctgtggcaatGGGCCAGTCAATCTGGCATCGATTAGCtttgagcaagtccatacaaatagtcatattttctaactGGATCGATtacaggtatcgtttgatgggagatcTACTTGTTaatttatcaatttatttcggtcaataccttaaaggtatcgagtactgatacccagccctaaaaATAACGTACacattctctgattccagcttctcaggtGTGATTATTTCctagtttctttagtcctctatgatgTGAACtggatatttttgggttgtagtaaaacaagacatttgaggacatcatcttaggctttgggaaacattattgacatttttcaccattttatggactgaacaactaatcaattaatcaagaaaataaacaacagattagttgcagccctattagAATAGCGGGACTGCTGATTTGTGACATTAgctcatataaataaaaaataattcttAGCAAATTGTAACTTTAATGAAATGAGTTGTTTGAGTTTTTCTAACTTCAAACATTGAGGTAGTAAGAACCTCAACATGGGACTAAAACATTGAACTCAGCAGCTTCATGTATCGCCGCTCTCAACAACACACTTGTGGTTTTTGACGCGGAACAGGCGAGAGAACTGTCTGTTACAAACGGAGCAGCTGAACGGTTTCTCCCCGGTGTGGGTCCTCGTGTGTTTGGTCAGATCCTCTTTGCGATGGAAACCGTGACCGCAGACCGAGCACACGTGTGGTCTCTCGCCGGTGTGGGTTCTCATGTGTCGCGTCAGAGTCCCGTGTTTGATGAAGCATTTCCCGCAGACGCTGCACATGAAAGGTTTCTCCCCCGTGTGGATTCTCAGGTGAGCCACAAAGTCTGCTCTCCATCTAAACTTCCCGTTACACACCgaacagctgtacggcttctcacctgtgtgacACCTCATGTGTCTGTTCAGAGTTTCCCTGCGGTGGAAGCTTTTATCACAATGAGGACACGCATATGATTTCGTGCCATCCGTACAGTCCTCCTCACTTTCAAGGAGTCTATGAACAATATTATCattaacaatattattattCAGAGCCTTTAAACCTGACAGAGGGTCCCCGCTTTCCATCCACGTTTCCTCTTCGCTGACTGGTTGTAAATAACTATCCGGATCAAAGTTCCTGGCTGGTTCTGATCCTCCGctgtcatcttcatcacctGCTGTCTTCATCGGTTCAGTTGAGCTTCCGGCTGGAGGCTCCTCTGCCCTCTGAAGCTGCGAGGACTGAGgtttctcttcatcatcttcacgTGGGACAGGAATGTATGTGAACCTGATGATATCGGCCTCCTCCGGCCCTTGAAGCTGCTCTCCCTCCTGACTGGTCCAgagttcctcctgttcctctttaatATGTGGAGGATCTGGTTCCTCCTGGTCCAGACCGGAGCTCCACTCCTGCTGCTGAGGAGGAGCCTCTTCTTTACCCTCCAACAGCTGCTGAACATCTGCAGGAAACAAAAGAACATagacagacattttttaaatttttttaagtGCATTGAAAGCTTATAAACTTGATACTAAAGCTACAACAGTTAGTCAATTACCCGACTAGTtaaaattaatctgcagctcgttataaatatgactatttcctggtttctttgctcctttatgacagtaaactaaatgtctttgtgttgtggacaaaacaaaacatttcaggaTGTCATCTTCAGGAAATctacattttcaccattttaaccaaaacaactaatcaaatcaaattaaatgaaatattaaacaacagattaatcaataatgaaaataattgttagttacaGTCCTAAATGTCTCATCCAGGTGCTTAAAAGTAGAGCCCCACTGATATatattgatcagctgatattGATATAGGTATAAGTTACATATCATTTATGTAGGCTGCATGTTATGTTTATTTGATCCTGctttttaattcaagtttattctaattaaaaaaagagagaaaaataacaacaacaacaataatagtgattttaaaaatgagtaaaacaaagaatcatttaaagacaaaactggagaccaatgcagcaagagaaaataaaaatatgctcaaaaatgtaaatatgtggaaataaataattaataaataagtaaactaGGTTAACCCTGTATCGCCATGTGTATCATATTGGATACATGAGTTTTACAGACCTTTAAATCATTAGTGTGATCATATTTCCTTCCTGAAAACCTGATGTATAAacaatcagatacatgtagtacaaaGATAAACCAATGTagtgttgaattactaaatatttagcagcttattttatggtaaattcctgttgaaaatgtgttttatcagattagatacagcaggtatagaagtcATTTACCTGTAAAtctttcatttcatgcattatatattattatcatgcatgaaaaagtttaaaaggtgttatgagctttatgcaggaccttaaaaaaagttgtattcaatatgttttcatgtgtttaaaaaaatcatgctatgaaaaataaaattaaaaattctcagtgtatcaaatatgatacaaaacaattcatcttttttaattacttgtcaGAAAGTCCAATCAACTCTAGTTTCAAAGAATTttaattttctggcaattatttgatggttcagactttacagggataaaatagattaaaaagacaaaagaaaagtaaaataggagatgaagtttaataaaagctggactaaaactacGTTAAGAAAGAGgctaaaagacaaagaaatagacaaataaaactgataagGAGACAAAACTATAGaaagataataataagataGTAAAAAGATAGATAAAATTAAACTATTACATTGTTCATGATctctgcgttcagaccaaaagcgtctgacgcgaattgagcagcaagtctacatagaaaatgaatgtaaatggcgcgatcacacgcgattttatatcaggcggcgcgaatgaatgaatgagtgaagcgtctgaagcggtgTGAATAAAATTGGAAAATttgacatccaatcagcggctagtttctcccgacgtcacaagcgcgaatgaagcgatgatccaaaaatgtatatttatgatcaagcggcgcgatagaagcgatttTTTTCGTGTCAGacgctgcgttcagaccaaaagcgtctgacgcgaaaaaatcgcttgaatcgcggagcttgatcataaatatacatttttggatcatcgcttcatttgcacttgtgacgtcgggagaaactcgccgctgattggatgtcgcctgaaaagttaaatttttccaactttatttgcGCCGCTTCAGAcacttgattcattcattcactcagacgcttcattcattcattcagacgcttcattcattcattcattcattcattcgcgccgcctgatataaaatcgcgtgtgatcgcgccatttacattcattttctatgtagacttgctgctcaattcgcgtcagacgcttttggtctgaacgcagaaGCTGCAGGTTGACCATCATATCAGACAGTAATAGATCATAAACCTCGCCATCATCTTTATTTctgtatgaaatataaaaacaaaccttcTGCTCTGAGCTCGGCTCCCTGCAGCAGCCTGCGGTGGATCTCCTCTTCATACTCGGTTATTGTTTTGTCTAAATGTCcaaatatctcctccacagccGCAGTTAGCCGCTGCTGGACGAACAGCTTCACACTCTGAAGGCTGCACATGTTACACacagctcacaaacacacacaacgaggcgatattattaataatgtttgttttgtttctgcaggTTTAGCGTCTGCAGAATCACTTCCTGGTTTTACTTCTTCTCTTCGTTTAATGGCGGATCGCAAACAGCTTCCACGCGCACACCGCCACCTAGTGTCCAATAGAGTGTAACTGCACGTCATTTGTTCTATTTTTAACCTGATCCAAAGGAATTTAATAATTGTTAGATTCAACTACGGTAAATCAGATTTTAGCCTGTATTCAGTTACATTATAATCACATGGTGAATCTATACAATGTTTAGTTGAATTAAACCAAAGTATTTACCTTTTATTACTCTATTTAAAGGCGTCAAAAAACTGTATCACAGACTCACAATGTTTTATagttaaattaatcaaatcaatcaaattatATTACTTGAGTGTGAGTTCACTATTTTTAACCTGATCCAAAGTTGAATTGAATAATTGTTAGATTCAACTATGGTAAATCAGATTGTAGCCTGAAGCCAGTTTTTTAACTACATACAGTTTCTCCCAGTTTCTAGTTTGTATCACAGACTCACAATGTTTTATagttaaagataaagataaagataaatgtattgatcccacagtgggggaAATTAATTGCTAAAGCAGCTCAAAAAATAGTAatatagaaaaaacaacaacaaacaaacaaaaacaaatatatacaacaataaaattaaaaactaaataaaaagaccctaaaatgcaattataaaacacacatatatatacacacacaacaatacaattataaactaagtaaaaggaccttaaagtgcaattataacataaatatacaacaataaaaatttaaaacaataaaaaggaccctaaagtgcaactatagtgcagcattgtacagtctgactgcagttggaATGAAGGACCTGCGGAAGCGCTAGTTAATCAattcaaattaatcaaattaaattacttGAGTGTGAGTTAATAAACAACTTTTAACCTGATCCAAAGGAATTAATAACTGTTTTTCAACTAAGTGGTGAATCAGATTGTAGCCTGAAGCCATTTTTCTAATGCAAAGCAGTTTGGTTTATGCACTTTTGAATTagataaaaatcacatttctcaACCAAAGCGGCCAAAGTTAATTGTGGAGTCCTCAAACCCAGTATGCACATGTTTGGCCACGAAGGAGATTTTGTGTTTAATGTAGTTGATAACATATCGACTTGTTTGCAAAACCACagctgtttcctttttaaataacgtacacggtcgcccataaaatttggaataaaatattttgtatctctttccatgaaatgattgtgacaatgtgatttattcttgatagataaagtgtatatattctctaaattgtattgatcaatctcattgcagctggtcaaaggtgattactgatgtgtataaatagaaaaaaaagaggaatgtgtctgaaaactaaattattccaactttatgggcgaccgtgtaatTGGGAATCATAAAGGATTCTATTGAAAAATAGGAAAATCCTATTAGACTTTTTGACATATTCAGCGTTCACTTGCTTCAACAGGAGCAAGAGGAAAACCTTTCACTGATATAGAAGATAGAAGATAGAacgctttattgtcattatattaaacatataatgagattacaggtgccactactttttaaaaagacaagacaaccagataaaaacaagacaccTGCAGTAAAAAGGAAGGTATTGCACTTAATAAGATCTATAgaattaaatagaataaattaaagaataaatagaAGCAAGTCTATATGTTGatgatagaaataaaacaaacctcGTACAGAATTCAAatgatgtgtgatttttttttcacattttagagAATGAGAAGAACTAGAAGAACACATTTGAAGAGGACCTGATCACTTGTCCTGATCATGGATGTATTGATCCTCCaaaccagcagatggcagtaaAAACACTTCTGTTCTTCAAAGCCGATGAAGAGCAAGATGGcgtttggtttcttttcatgagctttgcattttaaacaggaagctgtgtggatgaagtctGTCTCTGAGTGTTTGATCTATGAAGCATCTCTCTATTAACTACACAG from Scomber scombrus chromosome 16, fScoSco1.1, whole genome shotgun sequence includes the following:
- the LOC133996238 gene encoding zinc finger protein 771-like; protein product: MCSLQSVKLFVQQRLTAAVEEIFGHLDKTITEYEEEIHRRLLQGAELRAEDVQQLLEGKEEAPPQQQEWSSGLDQEEPDPPHIKEEQEELWTSQEGEQLQGPEEADIIRFTYIPVPREDDEEKPQSSQLQRAEEPPAGSSTEPMKTAGDEDDSGGSEPARNFDPDSYLQPVSEEETWMESGDPLSGLKALNNNIVNDNIVHRLLESEEDCTDGTKSYACPHCDKSFHRRETLNRHMRCHTGEKPYSCSVCNGKFRWRADFVAHLRIHTGEKPFMCSVCGKCFIKHGTLTRHMRTHTGERPHVCSVCGHGFHRKEDLTKHTRTHTGEKPFSCSVCNRQFSRLFRVKNHKCVVESGDT